Proteins from a single region of Bartonella sp. M0283:
- a CDS encoding pyrimidine 5'-nucleotidase encodes MSKLTTVNVWVFDLDDTLYPRESGLWAQIDKRISAYVKKQLELDDDEEVKKFRQYFRQTYGGALRGMIEEYFVDVKDYLRDVHNIDYSPLKKDPQLAEDIKSLPGRKFIFTNGDRAHAERVLTHRGLTGCFDGIYDVTFTDFLPKPYRQAYHRFLGHFSIDPEKTAMFEDNLANLSTCKELGMTTILVGHKEDKEIPAFVDIEAPELESFLHSLSDYLNRAS; translated from the coding sequence TTGTCTAAGCTCACAACCGTGAATGTTTGGGTATTCGATCTTGATGATACACTTTATCCGAGAGAAAGCGGGCTTTGGGCACAGATCGACAAACGTATCAGTGCCTATGTCAAAAAACAGCTCGAACTTGACGATGATGAAGAGGTCAAAAAATTTCGCCAATATTTCAGGCAAACTTATGGTGGCGCTCTACGCGGTATGATCGAAGAATATTTTGTCGATGTAAAAGACTATTTGAGGGATGTTCATAATATCGACTATTCGCCGTTAAAAAAAGATCCGCAGCTTGCCGAAGATATTAAAAGCTTGCCCGGCCGCAAATTCATATTTACCAACGGCGACCGTGCTCACGCGGAACGTGTTCTTACCCACCGTGGCTTAACCGGATGTTTTGACGGCATTTATGATGTCACATTTACCGATTTTTTGCCTAAGCCTTACCGGCAAGCCTATCACAGATTTTTAGGACATTTTTCAATCGATCCGGAAAAAACAGCAATGTTTGAAGATAATCTTGCCAATCTTTCAACCTGCAAAGAACTTGGCATGACCACGATACTGGTTGGTCACAAAGAGGATAAAGAAATTCCGGCTTTCGTTGATATTGAAGCACCGGAACTTGAAAGTTTTCTCCATAGCCTTTCGGATTACCTGAACAGGGCAAGCTGA
- the lepA gene encoding translation elongation factor 4 produces MTVDRDHIRNFSIVAHIDHGKSTLADRLIQMTGGLAQREMKEQVLDSMDIERERGITIKAQTVRLHYKAKNGETYILNLIDTPGHVDFAYEVSRSLAACEGSLLVVDASQGVEAQTLANVYQAIDNNHEIVVVLNKVDLPAAEPERVKEQIEEVIGIDASDAIEISAKTGMGVDKVLEAIVHKLPAPREGDINKPLKAMLVDSWYDAYLGVIVLVRVIDGVLKKGQTIRMMGTGAKYPVERVGVFTPKMATIEDLGPGELGFITASIKEVADTRVGDTITEDHRPCDHALPGFKPAQPVVFCGLFPVDADDFADLRAAMGKLRLNDASFSYEMETSAALGFGFRCGFLGLLHLEIIEERLEREFNLNLIATAPSVVYRINMTDGSVKELHNPADMPDVVKIASIEEPWIRATIMSPDEYLGAILKLCQDRRGIQVDLSYVGTRAMVTYDLPLNEVVFDFYDRLKSISKGYASFDYHVTDYREGDLVKMSILVNGEPVDALSILVHRSGAEKRGRSMCEKLKELIPQHMFQIPIQAAIGGKIIARENIRALRKDVTAKCYGGDVSRKRKLLEKQKEGKKRMRQFGKVEIPQEAFIQALKMNE; encoded by the coding sequence ATGACAGTAGATCGCGACCATATTCGGAATTTCTCCATCGTGGCCCATATTGACCACGGAAAATCAACTTTGGCTGACCGGCTCATCCAGATGACGGGTGGCCTTGCCCAGCGGGAAATGAAAGAGCAAGTGCTTGATTCGATGGATATCGAGCGCGAACGCGGCATCACTATCAAAGCGCAAACAGTGCGGCTTCATTATAAGGCAAAAAATGGTGAAACCTATATTTTGAATTTGATCGACACACCGGGGCATGTCGACTTTGCCTATGAGGTCTCGCGTTCTCTTGCTGCCTGTGAAGGGTCACTTCTTGTTGTCGACGCTTCGCAAGGCGTGGAAGCGCAAACGCTCGCCAATGTTTATCAGGCAATCGACAATAATCATGAAATCGTTGTTGTTCTTAACAAGGTTGATCTGCCTGCGGCCGAGCCCGAACGTGTCAAAGAGCAAATCGAGGAAGTGATCGGCATTGATGCGAGCGATGCAATAGAGATTTCGGCAAAAACCGGTATGGGCGTCGACAAGGTTCTCGAGGCCATTGTCCACAAATTGCCAGCACCCCGCGAAGGGGATATTAACAAGCCGCTCAAAGCAATGCTGGTCGATAGTTGGTATGATGCCTATCTAGGCGTGATTGTTCTTGTGCGCGTGATCGACGGGGTTTTGAAAAAAGGCCAAACAATCCGCATGATGGGCACCGGCGCAAAATATCCGGTCGAGCGGGTTGGTGTTTTCACTCCCAAAATGGCAACGATTGAAGACTTGGGGCCAGGCGAATTGGGCTTCATTACCGCTTCTATCAAGGAAGTGGCCGATACGCGCGTCGGCGATACAATTACGGAAGATCATCGTCCTTGTGACCATGCTTTGCCAGGGTTCAAGCCCGCGCAACCGGTGGTTTTCTGCGGGCTCTTTCCGGTTGATGCGGATGATTTTGCCGATCTTCGTGCGGCAATGGGCAAGCTTCGTTTGAATGATGCCAGTTTTTCTTATGAAATGGAAACCTCCGCTGCTCTAGGCTTTGGTTTCCGCTGCGGTTTTTTAGGGCTTTTGCACCTTGAAATTATTGAAGAACGGCTTGAACGCGAGTTTAATCTCAATTTAATTGCCACGGCTCCTTCTGTTGTCTATCGCATCAATATGACCGACGGGTCGGTCAAAGAGCTCCATAATCCGGCCGATATGCCTGATGTTGTTAAAATTGCTTCCATTGAAGAGCCGTGGATACGCGCCACAATTATGTCTCCGGATGAATATCTCGGCGCAATTTTAAAACTCTGTCAGGATCGTCGCGGGATTCAGGTTGACCTTTCCTATGTCGGTACACGTGCGATGGTTACCTATGACCTGCCGCTCAACGAGGTTGTTTTCGATTTCTATGATCGTTTGAAATCGATTTCCAAAGGCTATGCGTCTTTCGATTATCACGTAACCGATTATCGGGAAGGTGATCTCGTCAAAATGAGTATTCTGGTCAATGGTGAACCGGTTGACGCACTTTCGATTCTCGTGCACCGGTCCGGAGCCGAAAAACGCGGTCGTTCAATGTGTGAAAAGTTGAAGGAACTTATTCCTCAACACATGTTCCAGATTCCCATTCAGGCAGCTATCGGCGGCAAGATTATTGCGCGTGAAAATATCCGCGCCTTGCGTAAAGACGTCACAGCCAAATGTTATGGCGGCGACGTGAGCCGTAAACGCAAACTTCTTGAAAAACAAAAAGAAGGCAAGAAGCGCATGCGCCAATTCGGTAAGGTGGAAATTCCTCAAGAGGCGTTTATCCAGGCTTTAAAAATGAATGAATAG
- the dapD gene encoding 2,3,4,5-tetrahydropyridine-2,6-dicarboxylate N-succinyltransferase — protein sequence MTNLSQLESIIEKAFDEREKVNILTKGEIREAVDHVLDLLDKGELRVAERETNGNWKVHQWLKKAVLLSFRLNAMGLISGGPDQSSWWDKVPSKFDGWNADNFEKAGFRAVPNAIVRRSAYIAPSVVLMPSFVNIGAYVGEGTMVDTWATVGSCAQIGKHVHLSGGAGIGGVLEPLQAGPTIIEDNCFIGARSEVVEGCIVREGAVLGMGVFIGKSTKIVDRATGKITYGEVPPYSVVVAGTMPGKPFPNGEAGPNLYCAVIVKRVDEKTRSKTSVNDLLRD from the coding sequence ATATCCTGACAAAGGGAGAAATACGAGAGGCGGTTGACCATGTGCTCGATCTGCTTGACAAGGGAGAACTGCGCGTTGCCGAACGCGAAACCAATGGCAACTGGAAAGTTCATCAATGGTTGAAAAAGGCGGTTCTCCTGTCATTCCGCCTCAATGCTATGGGGCTTATCTCGGGCGGACCTGACCAATCATCATGGTGGGATAAAGTGCCATCGAAATTTGACGGCTGGAATGCCGATAATTTCGAAAAAGCAGGCTTTCGCGCGGTCCCCAACGCCATTGTCCGTCGTTCAGCCTATATTGCCCCGAGCGTTGTTTTGATGCCCTCATTCGTCAATATCGGTGCTTATGTCGGTGAAGGTACAATGGTCGATACATGGGCGACAGTCGGCTCTTGTGCACAAATTGGCAAACATGTCCATTTGTCGGGTGGTGCCGGAATTGGCGGTGTTCTTGAACCTTTACAGGCAGGCCCGACAATTATTGAAGACAATTGCTTTATCGGAGCCCGTTCCGAAGTGGTAGAAGGTTGTATCGTCCGCGAAGGCGCAGTCCTTGGCATGGGCGTTTTCATCGGCAAATCAACCAAGATTGTCGACCGTGCAACCGGTAAAATCACTTATGGCGAAGTACCGCCCTATTCAGTCGTTGTGGCGGGAACTATGCCAGGAAAACCTTTTCCGAATGGCGAAGCCGGTCCCAATCTTTATTGTGCAGTCATTGTCAAACGGGTCGATGAAAAAACCCGCTCGAAAACATCGGTTAATGACTTGTTGCGCGACTAG
- a CDS encoding DMT family transporter, whose protein sequence is MAGAKGNAFYLLSRQELALIGITFLWGATFLIIHLAMRSCGPLFFVGFRFILAGIFAGIIFWRSLKNISMHDIFAGVVIGIPIFLGYSLQTAGLKTIASSQSAFITAVYVPLVPLLQWIILRKKPRLTSFIGISFAFIGLLLVSGQGIHAIDFSKGEILTLLSAFAIASEIVFISFFAGRVDSRRVTVVQLFVAGFLSFVAMPVNGETIPAFSWVWVSAGLGLAAMSALIQLTMNWAQRSVSPTRATIIYTGEPVWAGLVGWIAGERVPHLAILGAFCIIIGILVSELKPKRRAIAQE, encoded by the coding sequence ATGGCGGGAGCGAAGGGAAACGCGTTTTATCTCTTGTCGAGACAAGAACTCGCTCTGATCGGCATAACTTTTCTATGGGGCGCAACCTTTCTTATCATCCATTTGGCAATGCGCTCCTGCGGGCCATTATTCTTTGTCGGTTTCCGCTTCATTCTTGCCGGTATTTTTGCCGGCATCATTTTTTGGCGAAGCCTCAAAAATATCAGTATGCATGATATTTTCGCCGGTGTAGTTATCGGCATTCCTATTTTTCTGGGGTATAGTTTGCAAACTGCCGGATTAAAGACCATTGCAAGCAGCCAGTCGGCCTTTATTACCGCTGTTTATGTTCCGCTCGTACCGCTCTTGCAATGGATAATTTTACGTAAAAAACCGCGTTTGACGAGTTTCATTGGAATAAGCTTTGCGTTTATCGGTTTACTTCTGGTTTCCGGGCAAGGAATTCATGCAATAGATTTTTCAAAGGGCGAAATTCTCACACTTTTATCGGCTTTTGCAATTGCCTCGGAAATTGTCTTTATCAGCTTTTTTGCCGGTCGGGTCGATAGCCGACGTGTCACCGTTGTACAGCTTTTTGTTGCGGGCTTCCTTTCCTTTGTGGCAATGCCGGTTAATGGCGAAACTATCCCGGCATTTTCTTGGGTGTGGGTGTCGGCAGGATTGGGTTTGGCTGCGATGAGTGCTCTCATTCAGCTTACAATGAATTGGGCGCAACGCTCGGTTTCACCAACGCGTGCAACAATCATCTATACCGGTGAACCGGTTTGGGCGGGTCTCGTCGGGTGGATTGCCGGCGAACGCGTGCCTCACCTTGCAATTCTTGGAGCATTTTGCATTATCATTGGTATTCTTGTTTCCGAATTGAAGCCGAAAAGGCGGGCAATAGCTCAAGAATGA
- the argB gene encoding acetylglutamate kinase, whose translation MDEPITNAADIAERQAALLSAALPYMQKYENKTVVVKYGGHAMGDPELGHAFARDIALLKQSGINPIVVHGGGPQIAKLLSKMGIESKFEGGLRVTDSKTVEVVEMVLAGSINKEIVAMINAEGEWAIGLCGKDGNMVFAEKARKTVIDPDSNIERILDLGYVGEPVEVDRTLLDLLARSEMIPVIAPVAPGRDGNTYNINADVFAGAIAGALKAKRLLFLTDVPGVLDKAGKLYKELTVKQCEELMRDGTISGGMIPKVETCIQAINRGVEGVVILNGKTAHSVLLELFTERGAGTLIVP comes from the coding sequence ATGGATGAACCAATAACCAACGCTGCCGATATCGCAGAAAGACAGGCTGCACTGCTTTCTGCAGCTTTGCCCTATATGCAAAAATACGAGAATAAGACCGTCGTGGTAAAATATGGTGGCCATGCAATGGGAGATCCTGAACTCGGACATGCTTTTGCGCGCGATATTGCGCTTCTCAAACAATCAGGCATCAACCCGATTGTCGTTCATGGCGGTGGTCCGCAAATTGCAAAACTTCTTTCTAAAATGGGAATTGAATCGAAGTTCGAAGGTGGACTTCGGGTAACAGATTCAAAAACTGTCGAAGTTGTCGAAATGGTTCTGGCCGGTTCGATCAACAAGGAAATTGTTGCGATGATCAATGCCGAGGGCGAATGGGCAATCGGTCTTTGCGGCAAAGATGGCAATATGGTTTTTGCCGAAAAAGCCAGGAAGACGGTTATCGATCCCGATTCCAATATCGAGCGCATTCTCGACCTGGGCTATGTCGGCGAACCGGTTGAAGTCGACCGCACACTTCTTGATCTGCTTGCCCGTTCCGAAATGATACCGGTCATTGCTCCGGTTGCGCCGGGAAGGGATGGCAATACTTATAACATTAATGCCGATGTTTTTGCCGGTGCCATTGCCGGTGCCCTTAAAGCCAAGCGCTTGCTGTTTTTGACAGATGTGCCCGGTGTTCTCGATAAAGCCGGAAAACTTTACAAGGAACTGACAGTCAAGCAATGTGAAGAGCTTATGCGTGACGGGACCATATCCGGCGGTATGATACCAAAAGTCGAAACGTGTATTCAGGCAATCAATCGCGGTGTTGAAGGCGTTGTTATTCTGAATGGTAAAACTGCCCATTCGGTTTTGCTTGAACTTTTTACTGAACGCGGTGCAGGTACGTTGATTGTGCCATGA